The following nucleotide sequence is from Shewanella aestuarii.
TACCGATAATCGCGCGGTAAGTGGAATACTAAATGCAGCACCAATGGCCTTTGGTAGATGTGACGCAATGGTTGACGTTTGCGGCGGAATAAATAAGCGTTTACTGCCCAGCACTTTATGGCGTCCACCAGAAATAGGATCGTCACTTGAGGCAGAAAAAGACAATAACATGTCCCAAAGCTGGGTTTCACCAGCAACTCGCCTGCCACGCTCTATCATGAAAGCGGCGCTGCGATAATGCAGAAACGCCATGTCTGTAGGCCGCGTTGCTAATGCATAGGCCGCATTACCTTCGTGTCCTGAGCTACCAATAGTATAAAAACCTTGATTACGAGCACGCATGCGGCGCGACTCTAAATCCAGTAAACGACTTTTTAGCTGCGACTCGAATAACCCAAGAAAATCGGCATCACTTAACCCCAGCTCGGTGTGATCCCAGCCTTCGCCTATATCTTCAAAATCCTCAACTAATACGCGCTCAATAAACTGCCGCTCTAATGCTATTGCTCTGTCTTCCATTGCTGTAATCCCACATAATTTGCTGTGTCACACACGGGCTTAACCACAGCTAATTCATGTTATTACTTGGCTGAATTAACAATTTTAGCTAGCAAAAATTCGCCTCTTGAGAAAACCCAAAGGACATTGCAACTTTATATTTGGCTAAGTCTTACTTGATTTGATTTTTTAGTGACTCTAGTTCTGATACTTAGCGTGATGCTTAAAATAGAACTGCTATTTACTTGACCTCTTCATACGTTGACCTGTGCATATGTTGGTCTGATGTACATGTTGGCCTGACACATAGGTTGAAGCTTTGCGGCACACTGACTGACGAATATGAGATACGCGTCAGTCATTATCCATTTGAAACTAAGTTAATATTCAGCTCACAATCTACTTAGCATAACCTCGGGTTAGCCAAAGGCTTGAATGCCCGTTTGCGCCCGACCTAAAATCAGCGCATGAATATCATGAGTGCCTTCGTAGGTATTGACCGCTTCAAGGTTCATGACATGGCGAATAACATGAAACTCATCGCTAATGCCATTGCCACCGTGCATATCACGAGACATGCGGGCTATGTCTAACGCCTTACCACAGGAATTACGCTTGATCATCGAAATAGCTTCAACGGGCAAAGTATCGTTATCCATCAACCGACCCGCTTGTAAGCAAGCAAATAACCCCATGGTGATATCGGTTTGCATATCAGCAAGCTTTTTTTGGATAAGTTGAGTTGCCGCTAATGGGCGATTAAATTGAATTCTATCTAGGCTGTATTGACGCGCCGCGTGCCAACAAAACTCAGCGGCACCCAATGCACCCCAAGCGATACCGTATCGGGCTTTATTAAGGCAACCAAAAGGCCCTTTTAAGCCAGACACATTAGGCAGCAATGCATCTTCACCCACTTCAACGTTATCCATCACAATTTCACCTGTGATAGAAGCACGCAGTGAGAATTTACCTTCAATTTTGGGGGCGCTTAACCCTTTCATGCCTTTTTCTAGTATGAATCCTCGGATCTCGCCGTCTAATTTGGCCCACACCACAAACACGTCGGCAATTGGTGAATTGGTGATCCACATTTTAGCGCCAGTTAGGACATAACCCTCTTGGGTTTTAGTCGCTCGTGTTTTCATGCCACCAGGGTCTGAGCCAACATCTGGCTCTGTTAATCCAAAGCATCCAACCCATTCACCACTGGCTAATTTTGGCAAATATTTCATCCGCTGTGCTTCGCTGCCATAGGCATAAATCGGATGCATCACTAAAGATGACTGCACGCTCATGGCTGAACGGTATCCACTGTCCACGCGTTCGATTTCACGGGCAACTAATCCATAACTCACATAATTAGCGTCTGAGCCGCCGTATTGCTCCGGCAACGTTGAACCTAATAAACCAAGTGCACCAAGTTCATTAATGATCTCGCGATCAAAATGTTCTTTTCGATTTGCCATTAATACTCGAGTCATTAATTTTTCTTGTGCGAATTCATGAGTCATATCTCGGATCATGCGTTCTTCGCCAGTTAACAAACTATCGAACTGTAATGGATCTTTCCAATCAAATATTACACGAGACATGGGTTCCCCTTATTTTTATTGTTTTATCTACAAAGACAGTGTTTAACTTCTCTAATTGTTTAACTACTGTAACTATTGCATTAATGGACTGGCATCAACATCAAATTCAAATCCATCAATATTAGCCTGGCTTATTAGGTGTCTAATGTATTGTGCTATTGCTTTACGTTTTACTTTTTCATTTAAATAAGTCGTGATACGTTGCTTAACTAAATCATAAGGTAATTGATTACCGGCAATTTTCATGTCAATAAATACCACATGGTATCCATAACGTGATTCTACTGCATGAGTCATTAACCCTTCACTTGCAGCAAAAACTTGTCGTTCAAATTCTGCAACGGTTTGACCTTTACTCAATTGCCCCAATACACCTCCATGCTTGGAAGAGTCACATTTAGAATGTGCTGAAGCTAAAACGCTGAAGCTTTCCCCCTGTTTTAGCTGCTTAATAATTTCGTCAGCTAATGCTTTGGCCTCTAATCTGGTATTGATATCTTCTACTGGGGCTGGTAATAAAATGTGTCTTGCTGCTACCAATGGTGATGTCGTAAATTTTGATAAATTGGCTTGGTAATACTGTTGGCACTCTGCCGATGTGGCTTGTGGTATTTTAATATCTTGATTAATAAGTTGCTCTAAAACGGCATCTTGGTAAGTTTTTTCATCTGCAAATGTTGTTGCATCAATGTTATTGGTCAAATTGAGTTCGTCTGCACGTTGTAATAGCAATTTACCAATAATTAAACTTTGAGCAGCACTTACCATAGCTGCTCTATGATTGTCTGCTGGATGGTATTGCATTTCATTCAATACGGCTTGTTCAGAGATAGACTCTTGATTAACGCTTATCATAAGGTACCCTCAATGGAAATGAAAAATGCCCTGAGCTAAGCCCAGGACATCACTATCATTAACGTTTCACACGAACAACTTGGTAGTTTCTGCTTAAGTATTGAACTGGAACACTGGCAATGTGAACTAGACGACTAAACGGAAATAATACAAACAAACTCATACCAAGAAATATATGCAGTTTGAAGATAATATTCACATCGGCAATCGATGCTGTCGCTTCAGAAATATCAAATGTCACCACATTTTGAGCCCAGCTCATCAGCAATAACATTTCTGAACCATCAAGATGCCCCAAAGACACTATGATAGTTATTAATCCGAGTACAAGCTGGACATAGAGCACCATCAAAATGGCAATGTCCATGTTACTGCTTGTTGCTTTTATTCTCGGGTTGTTTAAGCGACGTTTGATTAAAATGGTTAATCCATATAAACAAATTAAACCAAATATTCCACCAGCCGTTATCGCGATTAATTGTTTGTCACTGGCTTCAATGCCAAACAAGTGCCATACCTCCGCTGGAGTAAGCAAACCAACAAAGTGACCAAGTAAAATCGCGATAATTCCAATATGAAAAGCTCGACTTCCTCTTTTAAGGTCTTTACTTTCAAGTAGCTGGCTTGAACCTGTTTTCCACGTATACTGCTCTCTATCGTAACGTACGATAGAGCCTACAATAAAAATAGCGAAGGCAATATAAGGGTAAATGCCAAAAAACAGCGTGTTTAAATAACTCATGGTTTACTCCTAACTGGCACGTTTATCAAAACCAGTCCAGGTGACTGGCACAAACTGATCTTTGCGTTGACTTTCACTCGGACGATTAACAGAGCTTGGGCAGTTTTCTGCATCAGGGGCACCAAAGGTAACCGCTTCTTCTTCCCATTCTTTATCAATCGCCTGCTTAGTATCATCACGCTTTTCATTAACGAGTTGGGCTCGAATTGGAGCCAAGTCGACCTGGTTTTGCGCTATATGAAGTAACGCATCAAGCAACACCGCGTAATCACTCTGACGTTTCTCTAGGCGACAAAATAGAAGTGCAAGAATATGCTCTACTTCTTGTATTCCCGCCCTAGCATTTTCATCACCTTGGCTTGATAAAAACTCAAGAAATAGTGGGATATAATCCGGCAATTCTTTTTTATCGAGTTCTAATCCTGCTTGTTTGTATTGGCTAACCAAATCAACCATCGCTTGACCACGATCCCGGCTTTCGCCGTGCAAGTGTTCAAATAACCACAAACCAAGAGCACGACCACGCTCAAATAGGCCATCATACTCTGCTTGCCAGTCCATTAAATCACCTGCAAAACGGTGTTCAATAAATCCGACTACAGCTGCTTGATGTTGCTCATTCAATGGACTATTTTGTACCACTTCAATGAGTTCATCACACGCATCAATCATCTCCTGCTTGGGGTAATCCAGCAGATGAGATATCACACTCAATACTTGCATGTTTTACTCCTTATTTGATCTCAACAGGGATAATCTGGCGAACAGTTTGCTTTTTGTTACCAAACAAATTCACGCTATTTCCACCGTCACTACAACCGTTACCAAAGCTAAATCCACAGCCGCTCTTCATGTCATAAGCATTGGCAGCATAGGCTTTATGGCTGGTTGGAATGACGAAGCGATCTTCGTAATTTGCAATCGCCATATAGCGATACATTTCTTCAACTTGGTTTACCGTTAAACCAACTTGCTTAAGCACGGCTAAATCTTCAACACCCTCAACTTGCTGAGCACGTTTAAAGGCGCGCATTGCAATCATTCTTTCAAGCGCATGAATAACAGGGCGTTCGTCACCAGCTGTTAATAAGTTAGCCAAATAGCGCATTGGAATTCGCTGAGATTTCAAATCAGGAATAACACCATTCATGCCAATATGACCTGCTTTTACGGCAGTTTGTATTGGTGATAGAGGCGGCACATACCACACCATTGGTAAAGTGCGATATTCAGGGTGTAATGGTAGTGCCACTTTCCAGTCAACAGCCATTTTGTATACTGGTGACTGACGAGCTGACTCTAACCAACTATCAGGGATCCCTTCCGCTCTAGCAGCTGCAATAACTTCTGGGTCACTTGGGTCAAGGAACATACTTAATTGAGCGGGATACAAGTCATGCTCATTAGGTACGCTTGCGACTTCTTCGACTCTGTCAGCATCATATAAAAGCACGCCTAGGTAGCGAATTCGACCCACACAGGTTTCTGCACATACTGTTGGTTGCCCAGCTTCGATACGTGGGAAACAGAAAATACATTTCTCTGATTTACCTGATTTCCAGTTGTAATAGATCTTTTTGTATGGACAACCCGATACACACATACGCCAGCCACGACACTTGTCTTGGTCAATCAGCACAATGCCATCTTCTTCACGTTTATAGATAGCGCCCGATGGACAACTCGCAACACAAGCAGGGTTGATACAATGTTCGCATAAGCGTGGCAAATACATCATGAATGTTTTTTCAAACTGACCATAGATGTCTTTTTGCACAACTTCATCAAAGTTTTTATCTTTTTTACGCTCAGAGAACTCTGTACCAAGAATTTCTTCCCAGTTTGGCCCCCAGTTAATTTTCTCCATACGTTGACCGGTAATCAACGAACGAGGACGAGCCACTGGCTGATGCTTGCTATCTGGTGCATTGTGTAAATGTTGATAATCAAAATCGAATGGTTCGTAATAATCATCTATTTCAGGTAAATCTGGATTAGCAAAAATATTAGCTAATAATCTACGGCGATTACCTTGACGAGGCTCTAGAGAGCCATTTTTATTGCGCTTCCATCCACCATTATATTTATCTTGGTTTTCCCATTCTTTTGGATAACCAATACCCGGTTTGGTTTCTACGTTATTGAACCAGGCATATTCCACACCCTCGCGGCTAGTCCAAACGTTTTTACAAGTAATAGAGCAAGTGTGGCAGCCGATACATTTATCTAGGTTTAACACCATGCCAATTTGTGCACGTACTTTCATATTTTTATCCTCGACTTACTCTGCGTCTAACCAGTCAACATTGTCCATTTTACGAACAATCACGAACTCATCTCGGTTACAACCTACGGTACCGTAATAGTTAAAACCGTATGATTGCTGTGCATAACCACCGATCATATGGGTTGGTTTCATCACAGCTCGAGTGACTGAGTTATGGATACCACCACGAGTTCCTGTTGTTTCAGCACCTGGGGTGTTAACAATTCGCTCTTGAGCGTGATACATCATGCTCATCCCTTGTGGTACACGTTGTGATACAACCGCACGACACGCTATTGCACCGTTTACGTTAAAGACTTCAATCCAATCGTTATCTTTAATGCCTGCATCTTTGGCGTCGATTTCGCTTAACCACACAATCGGACCACCACGACTTAACGTAAGCATGAGTAGGTTGTCTGAATAGGTTGAATGAATACCCCATTTTTGATGCGGAGTGATCCAGTTCAACACCAACTCTTTATTACCATTTGGTTTTTTGCCTATAATAGGTTGAGTCGTTTTTAAGTTAACAGGTGGTTTGTAACTCACTAATGTCTCGCCAAAATCGCGCATCCATTGATGATCTTGGTAGAATTGTTGACGCCCCGTTACAGTACGCCAAGGAATATACTCGTGTACGTTGGTATAACCCGCGTTATAAGAAACATGCTCGTCTTCTAACCCAGACCAAGTCGGTGAGCTAATAATTTTGCGTGGTTGCGCTTGAATATCGCGAAAGCGAATTTTCTCTTCTTCTTTAGGCTTAGCTAAATGGGTGTGATCTAGACCAGTAAATTCACCTAAAGCAGCCCATGCTTTAACCGCTACTTGACCATTAGTTTCAGGCGCTAAACTTAAAATCACTTCAGCGGCATCAATAGATGATTCAATTTTTGGTCTACCTTTTTGAGGGCCTTCAGTAGTGTGCAGATAGTTGAGCTCACCAAGGAATGCCACTTCTTTTTCGGTATTCCAATTAATGCCTTTACCTCCATTACCTTGGCTTTCCAATAAAGGACCAAGAGAGGTAAATCGGTTATAGGTATTAGGATAATCACGCTCTACAACCATAAAGTTTGGCGCTGTTTTACCCGGGATAAGGTCACATTCACCTTTCCACCACATTTTAACCCCATCTGGTTGAGCTAATTCAGCAGGTGTATCGTGCATTAAAGGCACTGAAACAAGGTCTTGCTCCAAACCTAAATGCCCTACACAAAGGTTAGAGAATGTTTTAGCGATGCCTTTAAAAATGTCCCAATCTGAACGAGATTCCCAAACAGGATCAACCGCCTTAGATAATGGGTGAATAAATGGATGCATATCTGATGTATTCATATCGTCTTTTTCATACCAAGTCGCGGTAGGTAAAACGATGTCTGAATACAAGCAAGTTGTAGACATACGGAAATCCAATGTCACCCATAAATCTACTTTGCCTTCAGGTGCTTTATCATGCCAAATCACATCTTCTGGTTTTTTATCACCACTTTCGCCTAAGTCTTTACCTTGTAGGCCATGCTTAGTGCCAAGGAGGTGGCGCAACATGTATTCATGGCCTTTACCTGAAGATCCCAGTAGGTTTGAACGCCAAATAAACATGTTGTGTGGGTAGTTTTTAGGATTATCAGGATCTAAACTCGCAAATTGCATTTCACCTGAAGTTAACTGCTGCACAGTATAATCTTTTGGTGACATACCCGCTTTAACCGCTTCTTTACATAAATCAAGTGGGTTTTTATTAAATTGTGGCGCTGAAGGCAACCACCCCATGCGTTCAGCACGTGTGTTGTAGTCAAGTACTGATGCTGTCCACTTAGTCTTATCTGCCAGAGGCGACAACACTTCGGTCATTTCTAATTTTTCATAACGCCATTGATCAGAATGGTTATAGAAAAACGAAGTTCCGTTCATTTGACGAGGTGGTTTTTGCCAATCTGAACCAAAAGCTAATGGTACCCAACCGCACTGAGGGCGTAACTTTTCTTGGCCAACATAATGCGCCCAACCGCCACCTGATTGACCAACACAGCCACACATCATGAGCATGTTGATTAAACCACGGTAGTTCATATCCATGTTGTACCAATGGTTTAAGCCGGCACCCACAATAACCATGCTGCGGCCTTTCGTTTTATGTGCATTATCTGCAAACTCACGGGCAACTTGAATGACATTTTCAGGATCAACGCCGGTGATTTGTTGCTGCCAACCAGGTGTATAAGGCACATTATCTAAATAAGATTTAGCGGTATTGTCGTCGCCAAGACCATTATCTACACCGTAGTGCGCAATCATTAAATCAAATACGCTGGCAACTAAAACGCTGGTGCCATCTTTAATCGTAACGTTCTTAACAGGAACTTTGCGAACTTGGATTTCATCATGTTCAGTGTGTTGGAAGTAGCCTAAATCATGAGCTTTACTGCCAAAATAAGGAAATTGTACATCGGCTACGCTGTCAGCTTGTTGCTTTAAGCTCAATGCAAACTTATGTTTTTCTCCTGTTTTGCCGTTACGTTGCTCAATGTTCCATTTACCCTTCTCACCCCATCGGTAACCAATTGAACCCGTTGGAGAAATAAGTTCTCCCGTGTTTTCATCTATTGCAATGGTTTTCCATTCAGGGTTGTTATCTTGGCCAAGATTATCTGCTAAATCAGATGCACGTAAAAATGCACCTTGGACTAAGCCAGTGTCATTTTTATCTAACTTAACCAACATTGGCATATCGGTATAAGTGCGCACATAGTCAGCAAAATATTCACTCTGTTTTTCAATGTGAAATTCTTTTAAAATGACATGGCCAAAAGCCATCGCAAGTGCAGCGTCGGTTCCCTGCTTTGGTGATAACCAAATGTCAGACAATTTAGAACATTCAGAATAATCTGATGTGATAACGACAGTTTTAGTACCTTTGTAACGCACTTCAGTAAAGAAGTGGGCGTCAGGTGTACGAGTTTGAGGTACGTTTGAACCCCAAGCAATAATGTAGTTTGAGTTATACCAATCAGCAGACTCAGGTACATCTGTTTGTTCACCCCATATTTGCGGTGAAGACGGGGGTAAATCACAATACCAATCATAGAAACTTAAACAGTTACCACCGATTAGCGATAGATAACGAGAACCTGCGGCGTAGCTCACCATACTCATGGCTGGAATAGGAGAAAATCCCATAATACGGTCTGGACCGTATTCTTTAGCAGTATAAATATTCGATGCAGCAATAATTTCATTCACTTCGTCCCATTCAGAACGAATAAAGCCGCCTAAACCGCGCTTCGTTTTATAGCTTTTAGCCTTAATTGGGTCATTAACAATTGAAGCCCATGCATCAACAGGATCGCTAAATTGAGTTTTAGCTTCACGCCAAAGTTTTAATAAGGCTTGACGTACTTTAGGGTATTTTAAGCGGTTGGCACTATAGATGTACCAAGAGTAACTTGCCCCACGTGGACAACCTCTAGGTTCATGGTTTGGTAAGTCTGGGCGAGTTCTTGGGTAGTCAGTTTGTTGGGTTTCCCATGTCACCAAGCCATCCTTGACATAAATTTTCCAGCTACATGAACCAGTACAATTTACTCCGTGGGTTGAACGTACAATTTTATCATGTTGCCAACGACGACGATAACCATCTTCCCACTCGCGACTTTCATCAGTAGTCACACCATGTTCATTAGAAAACGATTGTTTATTAGTCTTAAAAAAGCGCATTTTATTTAAGAAATGGCTCATGTATTCATCTCCTCACCGACTTTGTAGCGGGCCTGTTACTCTTTACTTATGCCAAAACAAGTTTTTTTATTATGCTTAGCGATAGACTGTAATATATGATTAGAAAACAGACTTTAACTTGACGCAGATCACGTCAAGGTGAGTAGATAATGTGATGAAAAACATGAAAATACCCTCTTGTAGGTAGTGAGGGAAGTAGTGTTTTTTAGCGTAAACAGTGGGGTTTGTAACCTGTTGTAGCTAACTACAAACACTGTTGCGGTGTGGTGAATTCTTTGTGGGTAATTTGATGAAAAAACGTTTCCTTGGTTCAGTAATGTTTCACATTACTTTATCGCTAAGCAGTATTATTGCCATTGCAATAATGACAATGTTTGCCTCTTATTGGATTACAGAACAAGCCGATATAGATGCTTATGCTATCAATGTTGGTGGGTCGCTCCGAATGCAAACTTACCAAATAGGTTTTTATACCAATACTGGTTTGACTGATGAAGCTGAAAAGGCCACCTTACTATTTGAAAAGAAATTAGACTCGCCTATTTTTAGTCAGCTCAGGCAATCAACGGATGTCATTTCAGTATTGAATGACTTAAAGCTTTTCTGGTACGAAGAATTAAAACCAAACCTGTCTCAAAATAACCCACTATTAACACAACATCTTGCCACCCAAGTTTTGCTCGCAAACAAAATGGTGACACTTTTACAAAATAACGCTGAGCATAGAATAGTACTACTTAGAACAATTCAACTTGTGGCGGTTTTTATCACCCTTATTTTAGGAGTATTAATTTTCTATTTAATGAAATTATGGATTCAAACACCTATGGCGCAACTCACTCAAGCTGCACATGCTATAGGTAAAGGAGACTTTACTCAAAGAGTTCATGTAAAAGGTGATGATGAATTAGCGTTACTTGCTGCAACATTAAATCATACTTGCGATGCTATCGCTGCAATGTATGGTCAACTTGAAAAAAGGGTACAAGAACAAACTCAAGAACTAAAAAGAAATAATAAGGCGTTGTTATTTTTATTTTCGACCGTCAGAACGATGCTAGAAAAACAAGGGCATAAGATTGATTATCAAAAGCTTCTAGATCAATTGACTGAATTAATTAATATCCAAAACATTGAATTATGCTTAATGACCGCACATGGTGAAACCCCGTATTTACATTTACATAACCAGCAAATGAAAGATCATTTGTGTGTGGCTAAAAACTGTAATATATGCTTTGGTGATGCTGTATTTACCAATATAGAAAAACCAGACAACACTCTATATCCACTGGTTTATAATAATATTAATTATGGAGTGTTAGTGGTAAGCAATGATCAAACCATGAGCACACATAGCTGGCAAAATCAGTTAGTTCAGTCGGTTGCGGATCAAATAGCTTTATCACTTAACTTAGCTGATCAACACAATAAAGAAAGGCGTATAGCATTACTCCAAGAACGGACTGTTATTGCTAGGGAACTGCATGATTCTCTAGCACAGGCACTATCCTATTTAAAAATTCAAGTTACCCGTTTAGATTTCAGCCAGAAGAAACTCCAGTATGATCAACAACAACCCATTATTGATGAGTTACGCTTAGGTTTAGACTCTGCTTATCGTCAATTAAGGGAACTATTGACAACTTTCAGATTAAAAGTACTCGATGAAGGCTTATATCCTGCGCTAAATAAAACGCTAGAATTACTAACTGAACAAAGTGACATGCATTTCAGTCTTAATTTTGCTATTCAACAAGTGCCCTTATCTCCTATGGAAGAAATTCATTTACTACAAATTGCCCGTGAAGCTTGTCAGAACACGGTTCACCATAGTCAAGGAAGAAACGTTTGGATAGATGTCAAACAAACACACACCAACACAGTGGTATTAACCATTAGCGATGATGGTATTGGTATCACGAAGACAGCAAAACTTAATCATTATGGTATGGCCATTATGCAAGAACGCGCAAAACAGTTAAATGGCGAGTTAAATATAAGTGATAGATTAGGTGGCGGTACAGAGGTGATGCTGACTTTCACCCCACAAAACTCGACAGCGCAATAATGACAATAATAATCAATTTTTTGTGATTATTTATAGCTCCAGAATTAATGAAGAAAAACAGATTACATCAGGGCCACCGCATGAGTGATTAGATTTTATACAAACCGTGAAAATTTATTAAACGAAACGCCGTGAAATCATCCATGATGGCTTAACAACCGCATCCATGCGGTTGATATTCGTTTAATAAACTTCCACTAATTGAACAAAAAGCATTCGCGATCTACCCTGCTGATTACATCCACCAATTCGCACATGTAGATATTTTGAGGGCGTTCAAAATTCTGTGTCAGTGTAATTCATTAAATATCCAGTACGCTGTCTAAACGCCCTTCAAAATAAATAGCTAGTTGAGATAAACAGAGACTCCAATTGTGAATTGGCATTGTCCATTTCTCTGACGCATTTAATATGCCCGCGTACAGTAGTTTCAGCAAGCTATTTTCATTAGGAAACGCCCCTTTAGTTTTGGTTAATTTTCTAAACTGACGATGTACAGCCTCCACGGCATTGGTGGTATAAATCACCTTTCGAATGTGTTCTGGGTACTTAAAGTAATGCGATAAGTTATGCCACTTCCTACGCCAGGAGTTAATGACTAATGGGTAAGCATCACCCCATTTGGTCTCTAGTTCATCGAGCGCTAGCTCAGCTGCTTCCTTTGTCGATGCTCGATATACTGGCTTCAAATCTGCCATAAATTCCTTCTGGTTCTTAGAGGCGATATATTTCATCGAGTTACGAATTTGGTGGATCACACACAGCTGAGTTTCTGTCTCTGGGAAAATAGTCGCGATGGCCTCAGGAAATCCAGTTAGACCATCAACGCAGGCGATGAGGATGTCTTTTACGCCACGGTTATTAAGATCCGTCTGCACTGAAAGCCAATAATTAGCCCCTTCATTCTCTGATAGGTGTAGCCCTAAAATTTCTTTTTTACCCTGCATATTAAGTGCAAGCAAGGTATAAACAGCCTTGCTGACGTAGCGGCCATCCTCTTTAACTTTATAGTGAATCGCATCAAGCCAGACGATTGGATAGTGGCTATCTAAAGGCCTTTGCAGCCATGCTTTTAGCTCTGGGATAAGTTTATCGGTAATTGCGCTGACAGTGCCTGTGGCGACATTCATACCGTACATATCTTCAATGTGCTTATGGATATCACGATAACTCATGCCCATGCTGAACATTGAAAGTATCTTTTGATCGATTTCATCTGAAAGTGTTGTTTGATTCTTTTTAACAAGTTGAGGCTCAAAGCTACCGTTACGATCTCGTGGTGTATTAAGCTCAAAGCTACCAACGGATGACTTTATGGTTTTACTACTAGCGCCGTTCTTACGATTGGGCTGTTGGTCATTATCAAGATTCTGTTCAATTTCAGCTTGGAGTGCCGCTTCTGTTAGTTGCTTGATGAGTGATGTAAGGACACCATCTTTACCGTTTAGGTTTTTACCTGCTTGAAGCTCTTTAACTGCATCGTTAAAGTTAAATTTATTGTTTGTCATGTGTCATTCCTGTTTTAGTAAACTCTACTGAAATGACACAGATTTTTGAACACTACCGATATTTTTTCTTCATTATTTCAATCACATACCCATTGAAAGAGCAATTTTTTAAAGCGTGATTATGATTTGTTGTTTTGTTGGCTTAACATCCAAACTGCAGCTTCAACACGAGAACGCATACCGAGCTTCTTTAGTAAATGCTTAACATGAACTTTTACTGTGCCATCGGTAATATCCAGCTCTCTAGCAATTAGTTTATTAGTCAATCCTTTCGCTATTTGCTTTAATATTTCAAACTCTCGACTGGTCAATGAGTTTAATAAAATAGCCCTTTGCGATACGTCAGGTTTACGTATTGCCTTAGCTAAAATCGCTGCGAGTTTATCTGAAATCACCATTTTCCCTGTCACTGCTTGTTTGATTTTTTCTAATATCAAGACAGGATCCATATCTTTCAATAAATAACCATCAGCACCAAAACTAATTGCTTGAATCACGTCTTCATCATTGTCGGAAACTGTTAACATAATAATTCGAGAAGTCACGCCTTCAGAACGCATAA
It contains:
- a CDS encoding nitrate reductase subunit alpha yields the protein MSHFLNKMRFFKTNKQSFSNEHGVTTDESREWEDGYRRRWQHDKIVRSTHGVNCTGSCSWKIYVKDGLVTWETQQTDYPRTRPDLPNHEPRGCPRGASYSWYIYSANRLKYPKVRQALLKLWREAKTQFSDPVDAWASIVNDPIKAKSYKTKRGLGGFIRSEWDEVNEIIAASNIYTAKEYGPDRIMGFSPIPAMSMVSYAAGSRYLSLIGGNCLSFYDWYCDLPPSSPQIWGEQTDVPESADWYNSNYIIAWGSNVPQTRTPDAHFFTEVRYKGTKTVVITSDYSECSKLSDIWLSPKQGTDAALAMAFGHVILKEFHIEKQSEYFADYVRTYTDMPMLVKLDKNDTGLVQGAFLRASDLADNLGQDNNPEWKTIAIDENTGELISPTGSIGYRWGEKGKWNIEQRNGKTGEKHKFALSLKQQADSVADVQFPYFGSKAHDLGYFQHTEHDEIQVRKVPVKNVTIKDGTSVLVASVFDLMIAHYGVDNGLGDDNTAKSYLDNVPYTPGWQQQITGVDPENVIQVAREFADNAHKTKGRSMVIVGAGLNHWYNMDMNYRGLINMLMMCGCVGQSGGGWAHYVGQEKLRPQCGWVPLAFGSDWQKPPRQMNGTSFFYNHSDQWRYEKLEMTEVLSPLADKTKWTASVLDYNTRAERMGWLPSAPQFNKNPLDLCKEAVKAGMSPKDYTVQQLTSGEMQFASLDPDNPKNYPHNMFIWRSNLLGSSGKGHEYMLRHLLGTKHGLQGKDLGESGDKKPEDVIWHDKAPEGKVDLWVTLDFRMSTTCLYSDIVLPTATWYEKDDMNTSDMHPFIHPLSKAVDPVWESRSDWDIFKGIAKTFSNLCVGHLGLEQDLVSVPLMHDTPAELAQPDGVKMWWKGECDLIPGKTAPNFMVVERDYPNTYNRFTSLGPLLESQGNGGKGINWNTEKEVAFLGELNYLHTTEGPQKGRPKIESSIDAAEVILSLAPETNGQVAVKAWAALGEFTGLDHTHLAKPKEEEKIRFRDIQAQPRKIISSPTWSGLEDEHVSYNAGYTNVHEYIPWRTVTGRQQFYQDHQWMRDFGETLVSYKPPVNLKTTQPIIGKKPNGNKELVLNWITPHQKWGIHSTYSDNLLMLTLSRGGPIVWLSEIDAKDAGIKDNDWIEVFNVNGAIACRAVVSQRVPQGMSMMYHAQERIVNTPGAETTGTRGGIHNSVTRAVMKPTHMIGGYAQQSYGFNYYGTVGCNRDEFVIVRKMDNVDWLDAE
- a CDS encoding ATP-binding protein, encoding MKKRFLGSVMFHITLSLSSIIAIAIMTMFASYWITEQADIDAYAINVGGSLRMQTYQIGFYTNTGLTDEAEKATLLFEKKLDSPIFSQLRQSTDVISVLNDLKLFWYEELKPNLSQNNPLLTQHLATQVLLANKMVTLLQNNAEHRIVLLRTIQLVAVFITLILGVLIFYLMKLWIQTPMAQLTQAAHAIGKGDFTQRVHVKGDDELALLAATLNHTCDAIAAMYGQLEKRVQEQTQELKRNNKALLFLFSTVRTMLEKQGHKIDYQKLLDQLTELINIQNIELCLMTAHGETPYLHLHNQQMKDHLCVAKNCNICFGDAVFTNIEKPDNTLYPLVYNNINYGVLVVSNDQTMSTHSWQNQLVQSVADQIALSLNLADQHNKERRIALLQERTVIARELHDSLAQALSYLKIQVTRLDFSQKKLQYDQQQPIIDELRLGLDSAYRQLRELLTTFRLKVLDEGLYPALNKTLELLTEQSDMHFSLNFAIQQVPLSPMEEIHLLQIAREACQNTVHHSQGRNVWIDVKQTHTNTVVLTISDDGIGITKTAKLNHYGMAIMQERAKQLNGELNISDRLGGGTEVMLTFTPQNSTAQ
- a CDS encoding IS256 family transposase, translating into MTNNKFNFNDAVKELQAGKNLNGKDGVLTSLIKQLTEAALQAEIEQNLDNDQQPNRKNGASSKTIKSSVGSFELNTPRDRNGSFEPQLVKKNQTTLSDEIDQKILSMFSMGMSYRDIHKHIEDMYGMNVATGTVSAITDKLIPELKAWLQRPLDSHYPIVWLDAIHYKVKEDGRYVSKAVYTLLALNMQGKKEILGLHLSENEGANYWLSVQTDLNNRGVKDILIACVDGLTGFPEAIATIFPETETQLCVIHQIRNSMKYIASKNQKEFMADLKPVYRASTKEAAELALDELETKWGDAYPLVINSWRRKWHNLSHYFKYPEHIRKVIYTTNAVEAVHRQFRKLTKTKGAFPNENSLLKLLYAGILNASEKWTMPIHNWSLCLSQLAIYFEGRLDSVLDI